The nucleotide sequence ATTCTCAGAAAGATCCACAAGGGTCCTGCCGTACTCCTTCACCACAGTGCCTATTGGAAccttaaaggggggggggggggggggggggtgatagTAATTTTTCAGACCTAAGTTGGATTGTAGAAAATTGAAAGCTACAGTCTAGGCTCACAGAAATAGTGGTTGGGCGGCCATTCCGACCGTAGCAGTTCTTGTTGCCTCCAGGTTGTCCATGTTCTGCCCTGTAAACTGATATTACTTCAGCCAGAGACTTGACCATCCGATCAGCtgagagaaaaaagaaataaaacactcAACTAAAAAACATCTGGCATTCACGATTTTGAAACTTTTTTCTCACCCTTGAAGGAGATGCTTCCTCCATCACCCCCATTTCCTCCATCCGGTCCACCCCACTCTTTTCGAGGCTCGCTGTGAAAGCAGCAGGCCCCTTTTCCACCTGACCCAGCAACAAGGCGCACGCTTTTGTAGTCTACAAAGTAGCGAGTCTGTGGATACAACAAAACTCCCACATCACAATATCAAACCTTTGCTATTTGATTTCTTCTGCTCCAATAGTAACGTAGCAAGAAAACAAAAGCCTCTGTCATGTAAATTGCATATGGAAACAACAGAGGTTGAGGATAATAGCTCCAGAAAACAAGAGAGAAAGGCATTGTCATATTTTACTCTTTCAAGACTTCCAATTAACATATCTAAGAATAGCCATTCATTTACTACAACAAAAGTTTAATATCTTGGCTTGGATTTCAAATCAATTATGTTTTtcagctttttaaatttttttttgtctcgtcATATTTGACTGTTTCTTGGCTTCGAATAAACATATCTTAGAATAGCCATTcattaattacaaaaaaagttgaatattttgtcttggatttcaaatttttctactttttttacaGTGACTTAATCAAAGACAGTCGGGTAATATAATGGGGATGGCCGTCACTTAAATGGGATACAGACACTCCCCTGGTTACGAACATTTAAGTTACGAACAACGGTACGTAAATAAATTCGATTTTGTACTGCCCACCTTTTTccaagtagtgcttctttccgccgctaataccgacacctggcgctgtgagaactcagctctcccagcatccaccttcctctgcctaGTTCGTTGCAATGAGGAAgagcgtgacgtatctccagtgcgcaaagaacctttctcatttctatcattaaatatcttgtgcatccatcattcaatatggttggtgaaaagcgaaaggcttctactgagggaggtgcaaggaagaggcaagccatttcatttgaaaccaaagtggcaataataaagacgcttgatgtgcgtgagaaagtggtgagcgttgcaagGGAATACTACAACTTGAAtagttcgaccgtcagtaccatttctAAACAGAAACATCGAGCAGCAGggcccaaatattgaacgttgcacaaaggttgcaaattaATTCAATGATGCCCTACAGTGCTactgcatcatttatgatgaaaaaaagaagaaaactgtgcaatcgtcattaaaTTAGcctctttcggccagtttctagtaaatctctctctccatctatctaatgtatgtatacagtactgtatgtattctctccattttattaaaaaaaaaattcagttcaaaccaatgctggttacttatacaagccttacccatacaaatgcacatatataaaccttcattatactaatataggccttaaacaaattataatataaaatatagcaATGGATAATTttacgaacaaattcaacttatgaacaagcgcccGAAACTCaacttgttcgtaagtaggggagcgtctgtacttggaaaaataaatgacttttttttaaatgacattgatCTCAATAAAATTTAAGTGTGTTATATTAATATACAGGGGGCATTAATAACAGTTTATAATAGTACTATTATCGcagttacagtggtacctcgatatacATCGTTGCCGTgaaataaccccccccccctcccatttTGCCAAATCAcgacaagtagtagtagttctgTAGTGACAAAGTCATTTTTGCGACATTGTTTGGTGGTTCGCGAGACTTCCCCAATAGCATCTGACAAACATACCAATTTCTTTTCGGATACTATCCTCTTCTGCCGAGTTCGGGATTTAGACTGCAGTGGAGTTGCAGTGCTTATAACTCTGCTGGAGACTTTGTGTCCCCATGCCACAGGAAAAAGACTGCAAGCTGTCAAGGGGAGTCTCTTCCCAGCCAAAAGGCACACCAACTCATGGCTGCGTTTAATTATTTTAGTCATAATACAGCATTTGCCCTACCGCTTGTCAAATCAATAATATGACTTTGACGGAAATAACGTCAACTAAAAGGCTACGGTAAAAGCAGAGGGCCAAAATTAATCGTAAGGACTAAAGATACTTTATTCTTTACTGCCACTCTCAGGCTGGTGGGAGGTAATACAGTGAAAGAACAGTTTAgttcagtgattttcaaacttttttggccaccgcccccttcaccgccgggccaaaatgccaacgcccccctctcgaacgaagcttaaataaatagaagacaggcgcctcagatattattcgctaatttcgtttcttttaatagaccaatgcgcagttcacctcgaatcataaaaattgatagctgatgcattaagccggtcgctgtgcgcatacgtctgtggttaagcgttgccggcgcgctattgtgtgctcctctgcggctgaccggatggtggtggtttccccagtcgcctgcatcgacgataaactcgcgacaattagtgatatacggtatatgcgcgctgctcgtgagcgctcgagcagacaacgtttcttgtttcaataaagcttgttttttgtcgactttttattacagacaatcaatttttccggtctttctacaaacaccaacgtcacattttactgtaattgctccatcgcccccttcactatttcaacgccccccattcgcctgtttattcgtcagcgcccccctgaaagttcacaccaccgcccggggggcggtaccgcccactttgaaaaccactggtttAGTTCACTGGGTGTCCAATTTAGTTTTCTCCGAGGACGCCTACAGAAATCCCAAAGGCTGTAAgagcaatttaaaataatgaaactacatttacatttataaaagtgatttatttttaaaaggtccTGTGAAATTGCAGTGATGTTGAATTGGtgcccaatttaaaaaaaaaaaatatatatatatatatatatatatatatatatatatatatatatatatatatatatatatatatatatatatatatatatatatatatatatatatatatatatatatatatatatatatatatatatatatatatatatatatatatatatatatatatatatatatatatatatatatatatatatatatatatatatatatatatatatatatatatatatatattaattgaaTTTTTGTATGGTCTTGAGACTATCTCTGCTTGTCTCAACTGTCAAAAGTTATCCCATCTTTTCTCATTCTTCAAAATGTTGTCCTAAATATATTCACTATTAGAGTATACCAAATAAAAGCCCTTCGCATTACTGCCTTTTCTGTTTGATCAGAATTCATGCTTCATTGGGTGAAAAGCACAACACAATTAAACTGTTGGCATGTTAAAGAATTTTTACGTAAATTTGTTGGCATCCCTATGTCAAAATGTCTTTGATACAATTCCTTTTTATTCACATACATTTTACACATGGCCTCCGCAAAGCAAAACAATACAATTCCATTAGCCTCAAAGTCAGGTTATCCTCTATCTGATTGGGGAAAAATATCCTATGTGACTGCAGGTGATTAAACTGCACTCCATTTGATTCTCAAAGTCCCAGAAAACATAAGAACAAAAATTTACCTTGGGCAATtagggttggaaaaaaaagatattcttACATATGTTAACAATTTACTAAGCTGATGCAGTCACAtgcaatgtgcaaatgaaaattaaaaacagtGGTGCAGAAATTGTCAGAAATAGCAATCAGAACATACCAGCTAGTCTAGTCCATTCCCCCAGAAGATAATCATAGAGGgaaatttcaaaaatataacCATCACATAACATACTATTATCCCTGGCCTTTACAGCTATCTATTATTCTTGTTCAAGGAATTTGACTACGGTTGGTGCCTCGACCCCTTCTTCCATCATGTCCCCCTCTGTTGCCTTGCCCCTTGCGAAACCATCCAGGGACCCCAAATGTCTCCTGATTGCGTTTGCGTTCTTCTGCCCAGGTTAATCTGAAAtatagcaaaacaaaacatcacaACATGAACAAGTCAGTAATAAAAATTGAGCTGGATGTGTGCATATCTAAAACAGAATACCTTAGCTTGTTATCAGAAGATATATTATCGAAGAAGGATTTTGCTTTGTCATAGTAGCATTTTGGTCCAAAATCGTCTGGATTCAGGTGTgcttcattattttgtttttcatctgtTTTATCATTTCCATCTGCGGAAAATGCGTAGAGAGGTAATTTACTCTAGCaatgtcacttttttgttttacagaaaTACACATCGAAGGAAAAAGCATATCATTAATTGAATGACTATATAATATAAATTACATAACCATAGTTGCAATTTATGCTGAATGGACCAACCTTTCATATTCATCCTATCCTGTACCTCCTGGTCCAACTCCTTATTAAACTGTGCATTCGAGTAGTCAAAATCAAAATCTGTGTCAAATTTCAGGGTGGCCAAGGGACCCTTTGCAACCATCAGCGGATCCCTACTACTGGTCTTCCGTCTTCGAGCACCTATGTACGTACAGACCaatcattgaaaaaatattgccAAAAACCAATTATCTGGCATTTATGAATATTTACCTTGCCGTCTCATAGAACGTCCATTGCCAATTTGTTGCTGAGAGGATTCACGTGGATTGGAAACAACTGGGGATGACCTCACTTCAAATAACATACATGTTCAATACATTAATTTGACAACAGCACCTTCTTTTCATTCATGACCACTAAAAACAATTAAACTATCCATCTCCTTCACAGATTTAAAAAGCAATGCACTCCACACTCACTGCTGTAATCAATGACCCTTGTAGTTTCTCTTCTAACTCTTTGGGGCCTTCTCTTCTCCCAGTGCTGATCCAGTTCTTGAGGTTCAGTCACAACCCTCAAATTTCTAAATTCTTCCACACACAGAGTTTGAACTGCCTTTTCCACCATAATGCCTTTTCGAACATGCAAACCAGGAAGGGTTGACCCTGAAGTAGAAATGaatgggtgggtgggggtttcCCATTTTAGCACACATTTCAAATACACAGTGGTAAAATTTGCATACCAAGGCCAAGAGCTGCAGCATACTGAGGATTAAGAAGTGAAGTGGGAGGCAGCTGGCTGTAGGGAGGAATCGGATTTCCACTAAATGGTCCAAGTGATGGGTAGACACCTGATTGTCCTATGCTTGATGACtgttgaatataaaaaaaaaatcatcatcatcatctcacAACTTCCTACAAAAGCTTCAATCTGCCGAATCCTCCAACTACTAATGATGAAATAAAGTATGCCTGAGGGTTAAGATCACATGTGTACGCGTGTGTCTAGAATGTGCTaacgtttatcttcaacctacacaagggactaaaaatggaaattagccctcggctacaatcttaaaaaaataattaaaaaataaataaataaaatctaatgCTACGCTAATGtgccacatttatttttaatatttgattaATTTCTCCATTAATATgagctgtcccttattaaataaattaaattcaaattcaagatTATCTGTGTTAAATAATCGTGGGGGGAGGGTTGGGTGACTCACCTGTACTATTGCTGGATCTACAGGTAGGCCATGGAGCCTTGGAACTTCACACAATGTAATATCTTTGATATCACTTCCCTGGAACGTGATGTACTCATAAATGTCCTCTTTAGGAGAAGTGGGTCTATCGGTTGGTCGTCCTTCCGTTCCAAAACATTTTACTAGGTGATAAGTATCAGTTAGACTGAATTGTTGGAAAGTTCCTGCTTCAGTTGCTGCTGTTTTCACTCACCTTTTGCAAGCACAACTGTGGAGTTGACTTTGTCAATTGTGTACAAAATCCCCTCATATCGATATTGGGCTTTTGAAAGTAGCCCTATTTTGCAGCCGACGTATGGCTTTACAGAAGTCATAATAATTTCTCTAAGTCCTCACGAGTGGCTCAGACGCCTGGATTAGGCAGAGTCAGCAACACATTGACATTTGAAAGGTCTGCTCAGAGAACACCTTAAGCCACACCCACCAATGCTTTATCACACCTGGTCATGATGACCAGCATTGAGTTTTTCATCAATAATATAATTGCTTGGCATTAATCCATTctaatttgtaaaataaacctgATATTTGAAATCAATGTTTCTTCATTCAACACTTTTAGGCATAAattacaaggttttttttttaaaccctttcAAGCCACTTATTTAACTCaatgctgccattgacagtgcagGGGATCGGGAATGAACCTTCCTTCATTTGTACCTTTCTGTTAAAATAAACTGAATGTCAAGTGCCAGCATTGACACCGAAATAGGAATATTCACGGACAGTCCTCACAGTTTAAACACATTTGACGTCTGTTGTCATCAAGGACATGCTGTTAATTAAAGACTATAAATATTCTACATCTAattgaattatgtttttttcaataattttctgaaccgcttatcctcttccagccaattgcaggacacaaggagatggacaaccatacacacttgTATTCATTCCAggaggcaatttagactgtccaacaACCTTAGAatccatatttttgggatgtgggagaaaacccaggcATTGCCAGAGAGAACATGTAAACGCCACACAATGAGGCCCCACCTGGGATGAAACCCttgactccagaactgtgaggcccatTCGCCGGACCACTCCcatagtaataataaataaacaaacaaatatttggTCAAATATTGTGTAGCAAGTAAGGAAACAACAGTGTGTTTATTACATTGATGAATTCAGGCAGAtaattcaaaatttaaaaaatcacacatGTACAGTCCTCCGCATTGTTTGTGGCACCCATGAATTTCAGTGAATGGTGAGCAGGACTGCATGTTATACATTAACCCATTCTCTTCCATTGTGAGTATTTTTGTTGATGCTGGAACAGGtgttgcatatatacatatcaaaCCTAAATATGTTAAGAGAGAGTTGAGggcattttattgatttattttcatacTGCTATTTTCGTCATCGTTCACATGCCCTAACAATTAGCAATGAGGTCACATTGAAGCAGTAGCGTCTGTTCTAAAACAAGTACCTTGACAACCCGACAAACACCCTGATGTTACAGTACAGAACTATTAGAAATTGAATataaactatataaatattaaaaataaatctgggACTTTAGCGCAACATTTGATTACATTTTTCAATTAGCCAATCAAGTCTTTTCAGTGCTATGCCATTGACAGAGCATCCAATCGGCACATGCATCTTATAATGCTCTGTGGCTAGGCAAAGATGGTGGCGGTTCTGATTAGAGAGgtgtttttatttacttcaaAAACAGGTGAAAAGAAGTAGTGATTAATGTGGTTGAGTAATATTTTACTTTGACCTGTCCTTCCAGAATTACACCGCTATATGACATTCACACCGCAAATTTAGCTGTCATTGGTATTTCAAATGTTGCTTCAAAATGGGAATTTATGAAATACATGAGTGCAAGGACATGCTTTGACAGCACAGAATTCTAcagtgtaagaaaaaaaaagccaccacCCACACCCATTGATGTGAATAATGGACCGATAAAAGACCAAATTCCAACCATATCCGCTTCAACCGGTGCAATcattggaaattaaaataaTCCGGTTATTGCGGCGCTTGTGAAGCCATCTTTGCGATAACCCATCACCCCACAACATCCTGCACTCACAAAACACATCACAAcaagcattgatttttttttcttaactctgACGACTATATTTGTCTCTCAGGAAAATCGTCATGAGTGGGTTAGCAATATATGATCTCGGCTTAAATTCATGGAGAAGCTCAATCAGATAGAAAGGCGGAAGGAAGAGGTTGAAAGGGAAATCCTTCTCAAGACTGCCCAAAGTAACACTCTTaagctatttttatattttgtatagtCTTTACCGTGGTTAGAAAAGACAGAAACAGTCCCAAAATTAAAATTTGTCCTTTATTTTCCTCAAATCATGACTAGAGAAACCCCTAGTAGTTCACATTGAAACAGAGACCAAAGAGGTTTGTCCTATTCGTTGCCATACCCGTATAACATTCATTTTGTAACGTGGTGATGAATCTTTTCTCTGCCCGTTTAATTGCTTGTAATCCAGGAAGCACCAGAAGGAACTGGCACAGATCAAGCAGCAAAGTTAACAGCACTATACAGTAACCAGTCCCAGGAAAAAGTGGAAGATGGATTCACCCCTCTAGGGTTGCAGTCCGAAGGTAGGCAAATGTTTTTGATGTGTTCTATTgggaatgagaaaaaaagggacTGTCAAGTTTTTGTGTAATTCCCTCAATTTTTGCCCCAACTTGAAAAAGTCCGCTGTCGTTTCAACATATGACCAACTCAAATTATTTCTCAATTTTTACAGTTTATTGTAGTTTAGTGTGATAGACCGTGATTAGGTTGAAAACCTTAAGGAAGGGGAAAGAAGTAAGCATGTTACAACATTCTAAATTCAAGTTACTAAGTAGAACAAAGCATTGCTCTTGAGTTTACTATTCACATCTTAAATTTACTACAGAAATGCAGTAGAGTGTTCAAAGTAATAGAGTAGAAGTGAATGAGTACATTCGCTAATTGAGTAAACCAAACACGAATATTCACTTTACTGAGATTGGTGAGTAATCCAAAATTAAAGGAAAACAcaaagaatacaattcatacaATTTATGGTTGAATTAAACAAACTGAGCATTAATCAAGTGGAATCCTAGTAATACTCAAGTCTAATCCTACCTCCCCACCTTAGTTACCTGCCTtgtcttgttttgtttatttttggtgaGTGCTCGACTCTTGATCCTATATACTCTCTGTGACTTCAGGCAGGAAGTGTGGAGAGTTTagcctgatttgttttttttttctgccctgTGTTGGTTTGGAAGGGGGCAGACGTTATCTTCCGCTTAGTTGACTTACAGTGACAGACAATGCTTTTGTTTCAGTGCGCACGGGCAGTTTCGACCCAATCCGAGGGCTCCAGATGGGTCAGATCCGGACAGCTAACGCGGCAACAAATTACCAGCGTTTACCTTAAAGGACCTCTTCTTTTGCCTGGAGAAGGAAAGGGGCGATGGTCAGTCCTGCCTGTCCTGCAAAAGCTTCCTGAAGTAGCCCATTAAGCAAAATGACTAACCTCATATAGTCAGCTTTGTGACATAGAGTTGAATGACTTTCTCTGATTGTGTTTGATCCCTAACTGTGTTGATGACACATCCTTGAGTGGGATTATCTGGAACATTGAAGCGACGGCACATTTATAAAGCGTCCTCTGGGCTCAGGCCTTTTGTATTTTCAGAGATGTTGCCAATATCAGAGCAGTGTCCTGATTCCAGCACTCCCGTGTGACTGAAACCACAAAAGGAAAAAGTAGTCGGCAAAAAATGAGCACTTAAGAATCTTAAGGCCATTAGAACGCAAATTCCCATTTTCTGCAGCATTGCTAATGTTAAAGCTTTTATCTACCATCATAAAATAAGCCTATTTTGGATGAATTTTAAAGTGAACCCTCCTTTACCAGAGTTGGGTACCTGGACGTTTTGTTGacagacacttggtcgacggactcTTCGTCCCCGgatgttatattattttttagccattatagagcactcatttagttaaaaataatataattcagtgtATCAACGGCTTACGTGGAAGTTCTGATCTAATCACTTTAACAGGGGTGTTGGGACATGACgacaataatagtataaaaGGTGGGATGGGTACGGGCgaggcaagtttgtctatacaTACACGATAACAGGACGTTTCCAGGAAcacataaattgaaaaacatgtacacacacgccaataatacgcaacttattgaaaattttgatataAGATAGTTATTAGTCTGACATTGTCAATGAAATGGGAATTCTCtgtctctcatgattataattgtGAGAGCTAGAGATTAcatggttgatcgctttcaacagtaaactctctctctctctatctctctct is from Stigmatopora nigra isolate UIUO_SnigA chromosome 1, RoL_Snig_1.1, whole genome shotgun sequence and encodes:
- the lsm14b gene encoding protein LSM14 homolog B, which encodes MTSVKPYVGCKIGLLSKAQYRYEGILYTIDKVNSTVVLAKVKCFGTEGRPTDRPTSPKEDIYEYITFQGSDIKDITLCEVPRLHGLPVDPAIVQSSSIGQSGVYPSLGPFSGNPIPPYSQLPPTSLLNPQYAAALGLGSTLPGLHVRKGIMVEKAVQTLCVEEFRNLRVVTEPQELDQHWEKRRPQRVRRETTRVIDYSMRSSPVVSNPRESSQQQIGNGRSMRRQGARRRKTSSRDPLMVAKGPLATLKFDTDFDFDYSNAQFNKELDQEVQDRMNMKDGNDKTDEKQNNEAHLNPDDFGPKCYYDKAKSFFDNISSDNKLRLTWAEERKRNQETFGVPGWFRKGQGNRGGHDGRRGRGTNRSQIP